A single region of the Indicator indicator isolate 239-I01 chromosome 3, UM_Iind_1.1, whole genome shotgun sequence genome encodes:
- the PRICKLE1 gene encoding prickle-like protein 1, which translates to MPLEMEAKANNLVFGCQRSSTSDDDSGCALEEYAWVPPGLRPEQVQLYFACLPEEKVPYVNSPGEKHRIKQLLYQLPPHDNEVRYCQSLSEEEKKELQMFSSQRKKEALGRGTIKLLSRAVMHAVCEQCGTKVNGGEVAVFASRAGPGVCWHPSCFVCFTCNELLVDLIYFYQDGKIHCGRHHAELLKPRCSACDEIIFADECTEAEGRHWHMKHFCCLECETILGGQRYIMKDGRPFCCNCFESLYAEYCETCGEHIGVDHAQMTYDGQHWHATETCFSCAQCKTSLLGCPFLPKQGQIYCSKTCSLGEDVHASDSSDSAFQSARSRDSRRSVRMGKSSRSADQCRQSLLLSPALNYKFPGLAGNADDTLSRKMDDLSLSREEASFVNEDFWKGRVEQEMPEDPEEWAEHEDYMTQLLLKFGDKSLFQQPAEVDIRSNEHWISDSMVKNKLDLKKNNPSLASKKYQSDMYWAQSQDGLGDSAYGSHPGPASSRKIQELDMEHRASEYKHDQTPWYGGSLECLSDLKQQEQSVRDSMDSLALSNITGASMDGEGKPRPSLYSLQTFQELEAEDCEKLSNMGTLNSSMLHRSTESLKSLSSELCQEKVLPEEKPVHMPVLRRSKSQSRPQQVKFSDDVIDNGSYENVEIRQPPMSERTRRRVYHFEDRGNRPSHHRRRSRKSRSDNALNLATERRCSPRDRFRYYSPQDHEKFIQNRSSREIQAYIQNAELYGQYAHTRSDYALRNQVVDKFFGLYGEEDDSWCSTSSSSSDSEEEGYFLGQPIPQPRSLRYPYYTDDLSGPTTALSSSQFGQRTTKSKKKRGHKGKNCIIS; encoded by the exons ATGCCATTGGAGATGGAGGCCAAAGCCAACAATCTCGTTTTTGGGTGTCAGCGAAGCTCAACATCTGATGATGACTCTGGCTGTGCCTTGGAAGAATATGCTTGGGTTCCCCCAGGCCTCAGACCAGAGCAG GTCCAGCTGTATTTTGCCTGTTTGCCAGAGGAGAAGGTCCCTTATGTTAACAGCCCTGGAGAGAAACATCGAATTAAACAACTTCTCTATCAGCTGCCACCCCATGATAATGAG GTGAGATACTGCCAGTCTTtaagtgaagaagaaaagaaggaactgCAGATGTTCAGCTCTCAGCGAAAAAAAGAGGCCCTCGGCCGAGGCACTATTAAGCTGCTCTCAAGAGCAGTGATGCATGCTGTTTGTGAACAG tGTGGTACTAAAGTAAATGGGGGTGAAGTTGCAGTTTTTGCCTCAAGAGCTGGACCTGGCGTGTGCTGGCATCCCTCATGTTTTGTGTGCTTCACATGTAATGAGCTGCTTGTTGACCTTATCTACTTCTACCAAGATGGAAAAATTCACTGTGGCAGACACCACGCTGAACTTCTCAAACCTCGATGTTCAGCCTGCGATGAG ATCATTTTTGCTGATGAATGTACAGAAGCTGAGGGTCGCCACTGGCACATGAAACACTTCTGTTGCCTTGAGTGTGAAACAATCCTGGGTGGACAGAGATACATCATGAAAGATGGGCGACCATTCTGCTGTAACTGTTTTGAATCTCTCTATGCAGAATACTGTGAGACCTGTGGGGAACACATTG gTGTTGACCATGCTCAAATGACCTACGATGGACAGCACTGGCACGCCACAGAGACTTGCTTTTCTTGTGCTCAGTGCAAGACGTCTTTGCTCGGCTGCCCTTTCCTTCCAAAGCAAGGGCAGATCTATTGTTCAAAAACCTGCAGCTTGGGAGAGGATGTTCATGCCTCCGACTCTTCTGATTCCGCCTTTCAGTCGGCTCGATCCAGAGATTCCAGGAGGAGCGTTCGCATGGGAAAAAGCAGCCGGTCAGCCGACCAGTGCCGCcagtctctgctgctgtcaccagccCTCAATTACAAATTCCCTGGCCTTGCAGGCAATGCTGACGACACACTTTCTCGTAAGATGGATGACTTAAGCCTTTCAAGGGAAGAGGCAAGCTTTGTTAATGAAGACTTCTGGAAAGGAAGAGTAGAGCAAGAAATGCCTGAAGACCCTGAAGAATGGGCTGAACATGAAGACTACATGACTCAGCTTCTTCTGAAGTTTGGTGATAAAAGCCtcttccagcagcctgctgaagTAGACATTAGATCAAACGAGCACTGGATTTCTGATAGCATGGTCAAGAACAAGTTggacttgaaaaaaaataatccaagcCTAGCAAGTAAGAAGTATCAGTCAGACATGTACTGGGCTCAGTCACAGGATGGCTTGGGGGACTCTGCATATGGCAGCCACCCaggccctgccagcagcagaaaaatcCAGGAACTAGACATGGAACACAGGGCATCAGAATACAAACATGACCAAACACCGTGGTATGGAGGTTCACTTGAATGTTTGTCTGACCTGAAACAGCAAGAACAAAGTGTTCGAGACTCCATGGATTCTTTGGCTTTATCTAATATAACAG GGGCTTCAATGGATGGAGAAGGAAAGCCACGACCATCTCTCTACTCTTTACAAACTTTCCAAGAACTGGAAGCAGAGGACTGTGAGAAATTGAGCAACATGGGAACTCTAAACTCTTCGATGCTCCATCGGAGCACAGAGTCCTTGAAGAGCCTGAGCTCAGAGTTGTGTCAGGAAAAGGTCTTGCCAGAGGAAAAGCCTGTGCATATGCCTGTACTGAGAAGATCTAAATCCCAGTCTAGACCACAGCAAGTTAAGTTTTCAGATGATGTTATTGATAATGGAAGTTATGAGAACGTTGAAATACGTCAGCCTCCGATGAGTGAAAGGACTCGTAGGCGTGTTTACCATTTTGAAGACCGTGGAAATCGTCCTTCTCATCATCGTAGAAGAAGTAGGAAGTCTCGTTCAGATAATGCACTTAATTTGGCCACAGAAAGAAGATGTTCTCCAAGAGACAGATTTCGTTATTACTCACCTCAGGATCATGAAAAATTTATTCAGAACAGAAGCTCACGTGAGATTCAGGCATACATCCAAAATGCGGAGCTGTATGGACAGTATGCCCACACGCGGTCCGATTATGCACTGAGGAATCAGGTTGTTGATAAATTTTTTGGATTGTATGGTGAGGAAGATGACTCCTGGTGTTCAACTTCATCCTCATCATCCGATTCTGAAGAGGAAGGGTATTTTCTAGGACAGCCAATTCCACAGCCACGATCACTGAGATACCCATACTACACAGATGACCTTTCTGGTCCAACTACCGCGTTATCTAGTTCTCAGTTTGGACAAAGGACAACCAAATCGAAGAAGAAGAGGggacacaaaggaaaaaattgCATCATTTCTTAA